AAGCTTTTTGACTTAGCACCACCAGGGTTAATTGGCATCGCAGTGGATGTGGTGGTAAAGCAGCAAGATTCTATCATTGCTCAGTTGGGTGTGAAAGATATCTTTTGGCAATTCTTAATTCTTTCATTTTTGACTGTTATTGTCTGGATACTGGAATCTGTTTTTGAATACGCTTATGCCAGACTCTGGCGCAATTTAGCGCAAGATATCCAGCACGATCTCCGTCTAGATGCTTACAAACATTTGCAAGAGTTGGAACTGGCATATTTTGAAGAACGCAGTACAGGTGGTTTGATGTCCATACTTAGCGATGATATCAATCAACTGGAACGTTTTTTGGATGTGGGAGCAAATGATATTCTCCAAGTTGTCACTACCGTTGTGATTATTGGTAGTGCTTTCTTTATTTTGACTCCTAGTGTTGCCTGGATGTCAATGCTACCAATACCTTTTATTCTCTGGGGTTCTTTTGCGTATCAGGATTTGCTTGCACCTCGTTATGCGGCTGTCCGGGAAAAGGTAGGGCTGCTTAATTCTCGTCTGGCAAATAATTTAGGTGGCATCACGACTATTAAAAGTTTTACCTCCGAAGATTACGAAATTTCACGGTTGGCAGAGGAAAGTGAGGCATATCGTCGCAGTAATAATAAAGCCATCAAGCTATCTGCGGCATTTATTCCCTTGATTCGGATGTTGATTTTAGGTGGGTTCACGGCATTGCTGTTGTTTGGTGGTATTGCTGCTGTCAATGGCAAAATGTCTGTTGGTACTTATAGTGTCCTCGTTTTCTTAATTCAGCGCTTGCTTTGGCCCCTCACAAGATTGGGTGAAACTTTTGACCAATACCAACGGGCGATGGCTTCTACAAATCGAGTGATGGATTTGTTGGATACTCCTATCGCCATTCCTACAGGAGACATCGCGTTACCTATCGATAAAGTACGTGGTGAGTTGGCATTAAAAGAGGTGACGTTTAGTTATAAGAATAGGTTACCTGTCGTTGAGAATTTATCTTTGCATATTCCGGCGGGTAAAACAATTGCCATTGTTGGTTCTACTGGATCGGGTAAAAGTACCCTAATTAAACTTTTATTACGCTTATATGAAGTCCAATCGGGACAAATTACCCTAGATGGCATCAATATCCAAGATTTAAAATTGCGGGATTTACGCCGTTGTATTGGTTTAG
This genomic interval from Scytonema hofmannii PCC 7110 contains the following:
- a CDS encoding ABC transporter ATP-binding protein — its product is MLRSYQKSRRQASSTHPLKRLLNYGHRYRKQIWLATGCSILNKLFDLAPPGLIGIAVDVVVKQQDSIIAQLGVKDIFWQFLILSFLTVIVWILESVFEYAYARLWRNLAQDIQHDLRLDAYKHLQELELAYFEERSTGGLMSILSDDINQLERFLDVGANDILQVVTTVVIIGSAFFILTPSVAWMSMLPIPFILWGSFAYQDLLAPRYAAVREKVGLLNSRLANNLGGITTIKSFTSEDYEISRLAEESEAYRRSNNKAIKLSAAFIPLIRMLILGGFTALLLFGGIAAVNGKMSVGTYSVLVFLIQRLLWPLTRLGETFDQYQRAMASTNRVMDLLDTPIAIPTGDIALPIDKVRGELALKEVTFSYKNRLPVVENLSLHIPAGKTIAIVGSTGSGKSTLIKLLLRLYEVQSGQITLDGINIQDLKLRDLRRCIGLVSQDVFLFHGTVAENISYGRFEAKEHEIIKAAKVAEAHDFIMQLPQGYKTIVGERGQKLSGGQRQRIAIARAVLKNPPILILDEATSAVDNETEAAIQRSLEHITVNRTTIAIAHRLSTIRNADCIYVMEYGQFVELGTHEQLLNQNGVYASLWRVQSGLK